The Micropterus dolomieu isolate WLL.071019.BEF.003 ecotype Adirondacks linkage group LG22, ASM2129224v1, whole genome shotgun sequence genome contains a region encoding:
- the ccnd2a gene encoding G1/S-specific cyclin-D2a isoform X1, with the protein MKVEAHCGERGKSSQQGEAGLLLLSPCSLAFYASKILSLPSFCIFALQHRFYDSEREILLFCLSESSSTMELLCLEMDTIIRARPDPNLLYDDRVLQSLLTIEERFLPQYSYFKGVQKDIQPFMRRMVATWMLEVCEEQKCEEEVFPLAMNYLDRFLAVVPTKKCNLQLLGAVCMFLASKLKETRPLTAEKLCIYTDNSIRPQELLEWELVVLGKLKWNLAAVTPNDFIEHIVRRLPLPEDKLALIRKHVQTFIALCATDFRFAMYPPSMIATGSVGAAICGLQLDSADQSQWGDSLTDLLAKITNTEVDVLKECQEQIERVLVSSLREGRQQQLQQQQQTQRGPSGKGLEELDQSSTPTDVRDVNL; encoded by the exons ATGAAAGTAGAGGCGCACTGtggggagagaggaaaaagttCTCAACAAGGAGAGGCAGGACTACTCTTACTGAGCCCCTGCAGTCTCGCTTTTTATGCCTCTAAAATACTTTCCCTGCCATCCTTTTGCATTTTTGCTCTTCAACACCGCTTTTACGATTCCGAGAGAGAAATCCTACTTTTTTGCTTAAGTGAAAGCAGCAGCACCATGGAGCTGCTCTGCCTCGAAATGGACACCATCATACGAGCTCGTCCCGATCCGAACCTCCTGTACGATGACAGAGTCCTGCAGAGCTTGTTGACCATAGAAGAGAGGTTTCTACCCCAATATTCCTATTTCAAAGGCGTCCAGAAAGATATTCAGCCGTTTATGAGGAGGATGGTCGCTACTTGGATGTTGGAG GTTTGTGAGGAGCAGAAGTGCGAGGAAGAAGTTTTTCCCTTGGCCATGAACTACTTAGACAGATTTTTAGCCGTGGTACCCACCAAAAAGTGTAACCTGCAGCTGCTGGGAGCAGTGTGCATGTTTCTTGCATCCAAATTGAAAGAGACTCGTCCATTAACCGCAGAGAAGCTTTGCATCTACACAGATAACTCCATCAGACCACAAGAGCTGCTG gagTGGGAACTGGTGGTGTTGGGGAAGTTGAAGTGGAACTTGGCAGCAGTAACGCCAAACGATTTCATCGAGCACATTGTGAGGAGGCTGCCGCTGCCCGAGGATAAGCTGGCGCTTATACGCAAACATGTCCAGACCTTCATTGCCCTCTGTGCCACAG ATTTTAGGTTCGCCATGTACCCTCCCTCCATGATTGCCACAGGAAGTGTGGGGGCAGCAATATGCGGCCTACAGCTGGATTCAGCTGACCAGTCACAGTGGGGCGACAGTCTGACAGACCTGCTGGCCAaaatcacaaacacagaagTG GATGTTCTCAAAGAGTGCCAGGAGCAGATTGAGCGTGTGTTGGTGAGCAGCCTGCGCGAGGGGAGgcagcagcagctacagcagcagcagcagacacagagaggccCCAGCGGGAAaggcctggaggagctggatcAATCCTCCACTCCGACAGATGTCCGCGATGTCAACTTGTGA
- the ccnd2a gene encoding G1/S-specific cyclin-D2a isoform X2 — protein sequence MNYLDRFLAVVPTKKCNLQLLGAVCMFLASKLKETRPLTAEKLCIYTDNSIRPQELLEWELVVLGKLKWNLAAVTPNDFIEHIVRRLPLPEDKLALIRKHVQTFIALCATDFRFAMYPPSMIATGSVGAAICGLQLDSADQSQWGDSLTDLLAKITNTEVDVLKECQEQIERVLVSSLREGRQQQLQQQQQTQRGPSGKGLEELDQSSTPTDVRDVNL from the exons ATGAACTACTTAGACAGATTTTTAGCCGTGGTACCCACCAAAAAGTGTAACCTGCAGCTGCTGGGAGCAGTGTGCATGTTTCTTGCATCCAAATTGAAAGAGACTCGTCCATTAACCGCAGAGAAGCTTTGCATCTACACAGATAACTCCATCAGACCACAAGAGCTGCTG gagTGGGAACTGGTGGTGTTGGGGAAGTTGAAGTGGAACTTGGCAGCAGTAACGCCAAACGATTTCATCGAGCACATTGTGAGGAGGCTGCCGCTGCCCGAGGATAAGCTGGCGCTTATACGCAAACATGTCCAGACCTTCATTGCCCTCTGTGCCACAG ATTTTAGGTTCGCCATGTACCCTCCCTCCATGATTGCCACAGGAAGTGTGGGGGCAGCAATATGCGGCCTACAGCTGGATTCAGCTGACCAGTCACAGTGGGGCGACAGTCTGACAGACCTGCTGGCCAaaatcacaaacacagaagTG GATGTTCTCAAAGAGTGCCAGGAGCAGATTGAGCGTGTGTTGGTGAGCAGCCTGCGCGAGGGGAGgcagcagcagctacagcagcagcagcagacacagagaggccCCAGCGGGAAaggcctggaggagctggatcAATCCTCCACTCCGACAGATGTCCGCGATGTCAACTTGTGA